The nucleotide sequence CATTCACAAAATCAAGATAATATTACGCCTCCCTTCAAATCACATTGACAAAACTAAAGTATTAGTAGGGAACTTAGGGCATATACAAACTTCACTTTCTCGAAAGATAAAAAGAAGGGTAGAGGGATGGGCCCATTATCCCCGAGTTTCGAAGGCTGTGGTTCGTCCTAAGGGTTGGCCCCAGATGGATTTCTCAGTCACTTGAAAAAATATTAACAGTTGTGTTCTAGTTCATTAGGTgtgttcttaacttttttatttttttctaagcGCTTTAGCAGATAGACTTGAGTAGTGGCATAGAAGTCACCAATTTTGGATTCCAATTGCTAGAGCACTTTCTTTTCAGAATTAATATCACAATTCAGAATTGTCATGGATCAATGTCCAATGCAAGCTTTGGAATAAGTAACATAATTTCTCATATATCCAACTCAATGACCAATGTCTCTCTCTTTATAAAAAATGGAATCGCATCATTCACGTGAATGTGTTTTCTTAATCCTTTTCACTTTTCCTGGGAAGTAAAAAGTAGAATTGGAGGTTTGACTGTGTTCATACTTGTTAATTTTTCACTGATGAAGCAAAAGAATTAGGGAGCTGGCAAAATATAATTGCTATTGATCCGCACAAAAGGCATGGCAAAGGGAAGCTGGCAAATTATAATGTAGTATACAATCGAACTGGTTGAGATGAGATTCAAAATGGAAAACATAATTGCTAGATTGTATAAAGAAATTGAGGGCTAATTTAGTAATTTCATTGTCTTATCCAGTTATTGTTAAAACTGGTATTAGTAATCCCACAGTTTCCTCTGCATAAGATAAGACTCCCTATGGTGCATTAAGCTATCCATGTATTAGGTGTGTTTGAGTTGAATTAGCAACCAAACATGGTATTGAGTGGACTGAATTTTAATGCAAGGACTATTTTAGTTAGTATCTCTTACACGGGTCCTTAGTGCATAACCAACTTCACTTTCTCAAGAGAAAAAGAAGGATAGAAGATTGGGTCCATAATCCCAGAGTTTCGAAGATTGCAGTTGGTCCTAAGAGTTGGCTTCAGACGGATTTATcgatcataaaaaaatatttgatattttgtttTCTAATTCTTCAGCAATGTGTTATTTATTCTACATTTTTTCTAATAGCTTTAGCGAATAGACTTGAATAGTATCATAGAAGTTGCCAATTTTGGATTCCAATTGCTAGAGAAACTTCTTTTCAGAATGGACATTAGCTTAGGAATCATCATCGATCAATGTCCAACGATAGCTTTGGAATAAGTGACTCAGTTTCTCATATATCCAACTCATTGCCCAATCTCTCTCTTTAAAACTAAACTCTTGACAAGTGCCCAACTAAAGAGTACGAATAACATGATAATACATATATCCATTTATTTATTGTGGATGACTGAGAAATCTGCTATTCCATTTCTGAAACTCAGTGGATAAAGTTCTCTTCTACCTTCTCCCCTTATATAAAACAGACTTGGTATTTTGTTGTACTATATTTGTCATTGAACAAAGGCGCTGGAGCTACATGATAATACGCTTATCCTGAGGCATAATGTATCATCATATGTAGGAGGGCTCAAATGTGCAACTAAATTATCATGTAAGAGGGCATAACGGCTGCTTGGCAGATTGATATTTCCCCTTGTTTATGCTAAATGACAGTTAATAAAAAGCTTCCCTACAACTATCTCAACCCAGCAGCTCCTTTGAGATGCCAAAAGTTGGACGAGTGAGTACTTGTGAAAACAAGCTCTTTTAAGAGGATAGGGCATTTTCATCAAAGGGGTGGGCCCATTATCCCCAAGTTTCAAAGGCTGCAGTTTGTCCTAAATGTTGGACCCAAACGGATTTCTCAgtcattgaaaaaatatttaacgaACTGTCTCCTAGTTCATTagttgtgttctttacttttttatttttttctaagcGCTTTAGCAGATAGACTTGAGTAGTGGCATAGAAATCACCAATTTTGGATTCCAATTGCTAGAGAACCTTCTTTTCAGAATGGATATCATAATTTGGAATTGTCAAGGATCAATATCCAGTGATAGCTTTGGAACAAATGAGACAGTTTCACATATATCCAACTCAATGCCCACTGTCTCTCTTTAAACTACACTCTTGATTTCGGAATAGAAGCCCGTGATACTTCTTAATCACTATTTTTAGAAGACTGAACAGCACGCACTCCCACTAAAAGAGGAAACGAAAAAGAACAGAGAAAAAGAAACTCTTATCCACTATCATCTAACCAATGCCTTTAGCATCTGACGTCAAGCCTTTAGATCCATCTGGTTGTGAAACCTACTAGGTGAAAATGGATCGTGTTTGTCCTCTAAGAGCACCAGAAAAAATGCCTTCAATATATCCTTTCGAAGTTGTATTCTATCTATCAAATTTACACATATTATACTAGAGTGCTGAGTTTAGCCAATATAAAATACCCAATTGACCCAAGTTTGGGAGGTTGTGTTTAAGTAATTTTTGATAGACCAAAAGTTCTGAACAGGTTGTCGTGCTATTCATCTGTTAATACAGTTTAATTATTCCATAAACGACATAACCTGTCTTAAGTCGTAACCAGTAAGACCatttaaaaaccataatcttCAATCAATCAATTAACTATGCCTCAATCTCAACTTAATTCCGGTAGCATATAAAAATTCGCTGTATACTGTTCAGATCCATTTCATTCTAGAAGTAAATACtttgttttttaaaaagtaaattacgtgttttcaatgttttaaatttcCAGCTTACCCCTTATGGGGGAGGCAAACCCTTAGGGTTCGTTTGGTAAGAGAGATAAGTGATAAATAATCCTGGGATTAATTTTAGTATGAGTTTATACATGTTTggttggaataaaatcatgggataacttattccgggaTGAGGATTGTTGATTGTAGTGTTATCTTTGAATAACAATCCCAGGATAACTTGGTCCCTAACCAATCCAGTCCTTGTGGTGTCAAAATCGACATACAGAATAGTCCTCCAGAATTATTGTGGCCAAAACAATAACAACAGAGACTGAAACCCTAAAATTTAAGGAAAGTGCAGGAAACTTACTAGGCTGAGCAGCCCAACCCTGTTCACCACCCTTGATCTTCTCAGGGAGAGCATAATTAACAGTGAGGACACGTCCATAAAGCTCAGCACCATCCATATTGTCCATGGCAGCGGATGCATCTTCCCTTTCAAGGAAGGTCACAAATCCGAAAGAACGATGTTTTTGGGTGGCATGATCTAATGGGGTTTTGACATCCTTAATATCTCCAAAAGGTATGAAGGCAGAGTGTAGTATAGCCTCATTCACTTCCTCTGCTAATCCTCCTAAATATAACAATGATAAGCAATTTCTAAAATATTGAACACATAAAGATATAAACAATGTTTGTAGTTCAATGGAGCGTTTTGGATTTAGGGATTACCTACATACAGAGTGTTTTTCTGTATTGCCTGGTTCATAGTAGCGTGATTCTTTTCTACTTGTTTCAGGTTTGGCGGCAGAAAAACTGGAGCAAATTTTAAGTTGGGGGATGCTGGTAGCAAATACATAAATCGACTCATAAAACAAAGTAACAGGAAAAGACAGTAACCAACCCGTCCTGGGCCGCAAGACAGTTTTCAACAAAATCATGATGCATGTGGACCAATATAAGTCATTTTTTAAACGGAAAAGAGTTAAAATTACCCCTAAATTATGGaccaaaaatatcttttattaattttttgactaaAAAATATCTCTCCCTCTAACGAAATGCTGTCAACCATGCCACATGAATAAAATAAAACCACATGGGCAGTCCATGTCAGCATCCACATAAAAAATTTTCCATTTACTCCATTAGCCTACTTAACAACCATCAGCTCAAATTTGATCCATTTTATACCCGACCCAAGAGATATTATTCATCACCTTTTACTTCATGGACGGATCAGATAATTCTCTCAGATTCAGATTGTGAATCTAAACCATATGCCATGAGTAGTGAAGTCTTCAACCACATCAAGCTTGCGGTAAACATTCACCAGTGACAAAGTTACTTTCCCTGTATCAAGCAAGTTAGCCAGTAGTATTCCCCTATCCATAAGCAAATTACCTTTACACATGCCCACTTCATGTTGGAAGCGCCATTTATATTCAACTACTACaatacatttcatcaaaaacttctCCCGAACTTCGACCTTAGCAATAGATTCTTTTCGACTTGCCACACAATCCCAAACTAACTTGTCGCATTGTTATTGAAGCTCATGCAAGTAATAACTTTAAAAATCCTTTATTTTTGTTCAACTCCTTCGACATGGCTTATCAATAGCACTAGAGAAAACTTTCTTTTAGCTCAATCAGATAGAGTTCAGctaacataaaattttgatttgagtTTTCGTAAGAATACTTTAGTTAATGATGCGAGAAAACCAAATGACATTCTTCATTTAGAATTTTTCTCATATTCACTTCCGATCCCAATTGGTATGGTACCTCATCGATAAACAATAGTTGTCGAGGAAACGCTTATCTTGTTTATCCTTGGACAGAAACACATACCAAAATATTAGTTGGTCACGTTCGTTTGAGGAGATTAAAATAGCTAATCAAATGCAAGGAGATGTATCAGTCGGATTTTTTGACTCTTGGGTCGGGTCGGGTATTAAATAGATCAAATTTGAGTTGATGGTCATTAAGTAAGCTATTGGATTAAATTGGGAATTTTCCACGCAGACACAAACATGGGCTGACTATGTGGcttttctaatccatatggcaTGCCTGGTGGCATTCCATTAgagggagggatatttttgagccaaatattaaCAGGAAAAcatttttaaggcaaaaaaagAACGAAGGATATTTTTGCTCTATTTTAGATAGTTCAGAGGGAGTTTTGACCCTTTTCCGTATTTCAAATTAATTCattaaagtaatatatttttttgaaactttaccaAACTAGTAAAATGTGGTTATCACTAAcgtattatattttaaaaaaattaacggaCCAAAAAGAGCTGTGAAGAATGTTAAAATAGAAATCGTTACTGTCAGTAACGTTTATGACATAAAATGTTACTATGAGTAACGAGACTCTGCAACTCTGCCAGATCAGAATCTTTGTACAAATCTGACGATAAATTCGTTACTGTCAATTACGTTTTAGCTTTAAAACATTACTCCGAGTAACGATACTATCAAATCAACTCAAAACTCTGTGGCATCAGAATTTTTGACATTAAAGTCTTTATCAGTAGtcattttttaagataaaaatgTTACTATGGATAACGATTATATCGAATCAAATCACAGACCtgcaaagttggaatctttgtgaTTGATTTAGCAATAAAACATTACTGTCAATAACGTTTTAGCTCTAAGATGTGAGTGACAATAACAATTAATAACAAACGATATTTCAATAAGTGACAACTCTAAGATGTGACTGACAATAATTTGTTGTTACTTGTTGAAATGTCATTTGTTGTTAATTGCTATTGTTAGTCATATCTTAGAGCTAAAATGTTATTTACAGTCACATTTTATTGGTAAATCAATTACCAAGATTTCAATTTTGCTTATCTGGGGTTTGATTTGATATAATCGTTACCCATAGTAGCATTTTTATCTTAAAAAGTGACTACTGATAACGATTTTAATGTCAAAAATTCTGACGCCACAAAGTTGTAAGTAGAGCTGTCAATACGAGTCGGCCCAGCCCacacgggctttgagtttgacgaGTTAGGCCGGGTTGGCCCATCAACATGACAGGCCCAAAAATAGCAAGCCCAACCCATCACACTGTGGGCTGCAGGCCCCCACGGACCAACtcactttttaaatatattaatttaataatcttaatttaaatgTTAAACtgttaattacataaatatgtacaatataatattacatgaagtaacttgttaatcaagtcttaaatttacaaaaaaaatccaaataatctatgaaattaaataacttttgacatcaaattcaaatcaaatagagatgttgaaaaacaaaggAAACTTTTAgtgaataataatataactagctaaataataatattaacctatttttattttaattgatcacaataaaacacaaagaaatgtcaatatttagtccattaaaagtgaaaatgaactccTAAAAACAAAGATCTCATGACACTTATGAGTTATAGCGTGTTCAACATCGCCACATtatcttcatcaaacatatttgattcctttagaaattaagtattttaattatttatatattttataaacatatttaatatttaaatatctatgatgGTCCAAATAGTCTTTGAGTTTggactctttttttaattttaccactctattctattttttaattattttttgtctgGCCCACGGGCCAGCTCAGCCCATATTACTCAAGCCCCATGGGCCAACAGGCTTATACGGGCCGAGCTAAAAAGCCCTATTCTTAAATAGGCTGTAAAAATCGTAGCTAAGCCCTATTAAATTACAGGTTGGGTTGGGCCAGCCCAATGGGCCTGGCCCATATTGACGGATCTAGTTTTGAGTTGATTTGATAGTATCGTGACTCGAAGTAATATTTTAAAGCTAAAACGTAATTGACAGTAATGAATTTAACGTCAAATTTGTTCAAAGATTATGATGTGGCAGAGTTGCAATGTCTCGTTACTCACAGTAACGTTTTATGTCAAATACGTTACTAACAATAACGATTCCGATTTTAATGTCATCCACAACTCTTTCTGGccagttaaatttttttaaagcaTAATATGTTACTGGAAACAACGTTTATATTAGTTtggtaaagtttcaaaaaaaattatatactttggtgaattgatttaaaaaatgacttattttggtccaaaattcaaaatattcgCTTCAATCATTTTTACTTTTGCCATATTTTAACTTGTCACactcactaaaaaataataattaatataattattttatcaaactatttttattaattaatatttaatatcagatattaaaaaataatttaaaaaatatgtaattaatgCTAAAGtaaaacatgaacaataaaaCAATGATTTTGCCTTAATACGTCAAAGGTAACAAGTAAACattaaaatccattttaaaaataagtgataagtaaaaataaataaagagagtatgagtgagagagagagagagaaagagaaaaagagagagagtcACGACTTAAAATTTAAGGTCATGACGCAGtccaaccttgata is from Capsicum annuum cultivar UCD-10X-F1 chromosome 5, UCD10Xv1.1, whole genome shotgun sequence and encodes:
- the LOC107870620 gene encoding peptidyl-prolyl cis-trans isomerase E — encoded protein: MSRFMYLLPASPNLKFAPVFLPPNLKQVEKNHATMNQAIQKNTLYVGGLAEEVNEAILHSAFIPFGDIKDVKTPLDHATQKHRSFGFVTFLEREDASAAMDNMDGAELYGRVLTVNYALPEKIKGGEQGWAAQPIWADADTWFERKQQEEEMKRLQEEQKAAMQVAEDLHRKKIAEEREGEKDEESESKNDPMAMAEVEVLKQTAAT